The sequence below is a genomic window from Sander lucioperca isolate FBNREF2018 chromosome 10, SLUC_FBN_1.2, whole genome shotgun sequence.
GTTCCAGTTGAGTGGAACTAGTTACCAAGTAAAATGCTTATCAATGGAAAAACTGTTAATCTTTTAGATATTAAGCCAAACATTCCAGCCTAGCCCTGATGTGCTGGCTAGTTGTGAAGTGAAATAACATGTTCTCTTTCCTGTTCTCACCCTAAGGTTCTCAGTCCTACATACAAACAGCGGAACGAGGATTTTCGTAAACTCTTTAAGAAACTTCCTGAcacggagcgacttatagtggGTGAGTgagacacatactgtaggtgTCAAAGTTAAAACTCTGTGTGTGCTGAGCTAATGTGGAGCGAGCCACCCCTGTGGCACCACACACTCACAAAGATGAAATACATCAACATCAGACCCCCTTAATTTAAAAGTAACCTCTTGAAATGTTGAAAAGATTTTTTGACTCAAGCCGGTTTCTCTCATTTTAACTgacctcttttcttttcctgttaCTTTCCTCAGACTACTCTTGCGCTCTGCAGAAGGACATACTGCTTCAGGGCCGCCTTTATCTGTCAGAGAATTGGCTCTGTTTCTACAGTAACATCTTCCGCTGGGAAACCACTGTAAGTCATGGACACACTGTGTACACATTTGCACGCGCAACCTAGTTAATGTCACACCTGCAGCCAGATAAGAATTCCTTTTTAAATGCACTTGTTTGCAGATCAATATAGATAGGCTCAGGCCCTTGTTGAGATAAGAGTATTgtgcacagaaatacacactgaAGCATACACACAATAAATCCTTCTCCTCCCCTATACAGATCACTATCCTGCTGAAAGACGTGACCTCTATGACCAAGGAGAAGACTGCCAAGCTCATCCCAAACGCCATCCAGATCAGCACTGACAATGAGAAGGTCAGACTCGAGCAGAATGAACTACTTTGGGCCCATTTTCAAAGAACTGAAGACTTCTAATTTTAGTCCAAAAGCACATTTCTGTAGTGTATTGACACATGATTCTTTATCCTTTACAGTTTAGTTGCTGCTACAAAAGCATGACAAGTGTTAGCAGTTGATACTGTTTACTTCAAATTATCCGTTTTTGCTAGTGAAGCAGTATGAAATGAGCCGAGTTAACTTTATCTCCACTGAGTGTAACAAAGTAAACATCCCAACAGAGGGAAACCATCAGtcaaatgacatttttattctttctttcttcctgtcCAGCACTTCTTCACGTCTTTTGGAGCAAGGGATCGCAGCTTCATGATGATTTTCCGTCTGTGGCAGAACGCATTGTTGGAAAAGGTACAATCTCCTCACCCACCCTCCTGCCGGTTTATGCTGCTGCCTGGTGTGACACGACTAGTAGTTATCTTAGAATAGAACACAGTGTCAACAAGCAAGAGATGGCCTCAAACACAGGCTTGGGAGAACAGTTTAAATCACTGTTATTTGCTGCATTTGAATATAGACATTTAGTTGGACAGCACTGGTGCGGAAACACAGCAGTTTAGGATTAAAGTCCATGGCAACAGACAGCGACATGAGACACTGACTTAATGTTTCACCTCTAAAAAGCTGTCacataaaacatgaaatcaatgCCAAGAACAATTATCAAATGCTTTAGTGTGATTAGAATCAGAGATGTTAACTTCAAACCTACTTACTTGCTGATAGGATGGATTCAATTTGTCATTTGTCATAATGGAGATCGTCAAAATTCAACATGGTCTATCTTAAGGCAACACATTTCAAAGTCTGACAACAAAAAAGACCAAAAATAAGTTGATTGGCTATtttaatgtcataaaaaagataAATCTGATGGGTTGTGAATTTATTCAttgtatagacctttttcacggcagacatgttgacatgtcatagtaggaaaagcacaggtgtattcaaaaccattagtgatggctgcattccacttaggagaggccctggtattgtgcatgctgactcactgaaatagcttactgggacacttgatggaattgagccatcgttaaagcacccatattatgctcattttcaggttcataattgtattttaaggttgtaccagaataggtttacatggtttaattttcaaaaaacaccatatttttgttgtactgcaccgctctctctcactgctgcagatcctcttttcagctggtctgttttagctacagagtgagacctcttttcttcttcttctgtactatctttgattgcacttgcacatgcgcagtagctcagatgtagatcatgtcagctagctagctccatagacagtaaaagaggctgtttctacaacttcgatcagttacaaggcaggattagctgggagacttctaaatgagggcgcacatgtaagtagttcttttgtagattatggtgaacttgtgtgtgttgtagcagtgctttgctattgagaacaaggtagcatgctagcgttagcatgctagcgttagcatgctaacgctacgagctaatggttgcggttagcctgctcgtttcggcttgtgacgtcacaagccgtgccgattttgaacagctcacccagagactgaagccaggacacattcagaaaccgtatctcactctaaacagcatggatggatttttttcaaagtttgtatgtgtgtggaagcaccagagacacaacattacaccccaaatcccagaaaaagtaattttttcataatatgggcactttaaggttatcaatttcagctgtgcttttcctactatgacaagtcaaaatgtctgctgtgaaaaaggtccattatcCTGATAATGAAGTGGCTGTGGGGTTGTCAGccattttaatttgatcttaaTTAACTACTGAATAAgaatatttgtgtttattttacagTCTCTATCCCCCAAAGAGCTCTGGCACATCGTACACCAGTGTTACGGCACTGAACTGGGCCTCACTAGTGAAGATGACGACTATGTCTCCCCCACCACCGAACACATGAATGGCCTACTGTGAGTGTTTcctgtgtacagtatgtatggtgCAGTGCATtctatttgtatgtgtgcaggCATGTTAACACACTGACTGAAAGAGTAAGTAGTTTGTGTGAGGGTCATGTGTAATTGGTAATTTCTTTCTGTGTTGAGTATATTACAAACATAAGTTAACATTTTTGGAGTAAACGATTGTGTTGGCTAGGGCAGGAATACgcttattttatttgttaataTTATACTAACTACTATTGATTGTCaagtttaaaggtgctctaagcgatgtcacgcattttttaggctacaacattgtttgtcacatgcagcaaacatctcctcactctcgctagctgcctgtcccctgaacacacgtaaaaaaacgcggtctctgtagacagcccaggctccaaaaacaaactgctccaacctgcaccaccaaacataacaaacaatgttccagccaataaccgacatgaaggatttgggggtgggggtttgggggttagtgcgcggaagggagggggaggggacgggatgaggaggagggaggggcgagctaagTGACGTCAGCCAACATCATGTCTCTTCCTTTGCTATCGCTGGGAACTTTGTTTACTATCACTGACATTTAAGCATcatttatgtaaataaataccttGCTAGTATAACAAAAGGGATGGAAAAATGGGTAATATTACTGTGTTTACTTGttaaaacagaaaaagcagTAGAGAAAACGATCATCAGGTTCTCGAGTTACGTGTATGTGCAAATACCACCAGACCAACTACATACGACAACGACATACATGAAGCTTGAGGGCTTacccgcaatttccaccaactgcggaatggctccgctgcgtgtcggctccgtgctcTGCCATCCTTTTATACCTACCAGGTCCGTatttgttgcggaacggctgcgtccatgactgacagctgaagtcatgaGGACCCatgagatctcgcgaattcacgtatgatcgcgcgatataacaggatgtagtttctataaacagaaccacaaaaccaacaacagtttgtttccatccagaggagtagaagGGGAAACAAGTCGGTGCTGACTTCAAGACCTGTCTCCGcccattatgacgttttcaaggtgtagtgcagggaaatatgatccgccgtgagcacggcgtattttattttgaaaatgaaattaaaattaaatgttttattttgtttctgtgctcgacttcctgtcccgcacaatttgccctgtgctgaattgttgcggagctctccggcatccgtcaaaaatagaagctctgcgtatctgctccggagaactgcggatcgccggagctgggacagagtcggaacgcagccgttcctcAGTCGTTCCGCACTCAGTGAAAATACAcgcattgactttaatggaaacctattgactccgccgccgttccggagcagatccgcagccgttctgcagttggtggaaattgggggttagtTAGCTCTTTCTTTAATCAAACAAGTGGATCCTCAAGACAGGAGATTTCTTTTAAGCAGAACCTATTCAAGTTATTAATTTAAGTTTTATGAACTAGTGTTTTTTATGTTAGCTAGCTTAATTGCATTAAATGGCTGGTTGGTTAAAGATTGCTAACAACTAGATCTAACAAGCTCTAAGTAGCACTTGgctctttctctgtgtctttctctcacagactttctctgtatgtgtctctgtctcacgCACTCTCGCTTCCTCTCCCTGTGTATCCCAGGCCAGGAGACGAGTCAGTGTCGGTTACAGACCTACTAGACCTGAGCTCAGTGTCAGTTCCCTCTACGGGCAGCTCTCCCCCTCCCCTGGTGCCCTGCGGTCTAGCCAGAGCTCCCTCAGCTACCAACCTCGTGGgctcctctctcccttcctctgccTCCTGTCTGCCCATAGAGGTGCCTTCGTCGTCTGGACGCAGACTCAGCTCTGACCCCCTCGAACCCAGCCCGCCCAGCTCCCACGGTTCGCTGCCATCCACCACTCCCACCAACGCCTCTGCCTCTGCTCCGGCCTCTACTGCTGCTTCCTTTGTGAGTGTTCTTCtggacatacacacatgcaacatTGCAAAAGCTAATCATCAATGTATGCATACTCTGATCTCATCAGAtgtcttattttttattacttcaCGTGCAAGACAATTGAGCAAGAACTGTAAAAGATCTGCACCAGCTGCAAAACTGTCAACGTTATGCATATTCAGAAACTACAGGTTTAGAGCTGTGGACTGTCAGTATCAAATGCTTAGAGTAGAGACGTCCACTTTAATAATCAGATTTATCACAGACCGTTCAGAAAAGTCTGCTCACTAATTCATCTGCTCCTGCTATTTGTGTTTCAAGACAGCTgactagctagcattagcagcATGGCCAGGATGGACTGAATTAAGTAGAATCCACACACTGCTCTGTTGACTTCCTTGGCTTCACCTCTCATAACCAAGGATAATACCTCATCAACAAACTCAAACAGAGAGCTCAGATCCATGTGCAGAGTCTTCTTTTCGGTCTGTCCCTCACGTAGATGTGACCGCTATGTTCACTATATAGCCAGAGCCAGCTAACCAGCTGGAGTCACAACAGTCTCATAAACTgcagcaggtgcacatatagtGTAACTATTTGCGTAACAATTTAGGGGTATGTTGTTGTGACTAAAGTTAGCTAACGTGGCAGCTATTGTCTTTGGCAACTTTTTGACTGAAAATAAGCGTTTTTTTCTCATTGTGAAAAAACAAAATCTAAACCTACAATATATTTGTATGCAGTGTAATCAATGTTCAACTGACAGATGTGGTGGAATCTGTGTTAGTGTAATGTCAGTGTGTTAGCAAGTAAAAACTGGTATCTAGCCAGCTGTGATTTATGTTGTATATGATTAACAAATTTGATTTGTACACTTTCCAACATATCCAGTACAAGCTAGCATTAATAGTGCTTAGTAGTTTCATTTTACACACGCATTGTTCTCACTGGCTCTTAAGGACTACAGACATGACCCTTCTAGAAGATTTGGGACTTAGTAAAGCGTTGATACAAATCTGGCCCTGTCTGTGATAATTTTTGTATTAAGTGGTTTCAAAATACTGTACTGAACAAAACAGACGCttgattacaaaaataaatattctaGGGCATGGCAGGCATGTTTGTATAACACCTTTAAAACACAGCTACAATGCTTAAAGAAGGCAAAAATAATGCAGTGGATAAACATAAAATCActtaaaacagaataaaatgaagggaaatacaaatacaaagatCAAAATACCAGACAAGAAATACAAGATGCATTAAAGTAAGGATGTGGATGATGTGTTGTTGCTCCTGTTGGTTCTATGTCCAATCAGTTCTGCTCAAAAACAGCTGCTTTGGTAGTTTCCCTGCAGTCTTGATCTACGGACAGATCAAGGCCAAGCTAAAGTGAATAAATGGAGTGTGTTGACTGTCTGCGGTTTCACATTAATTGCACAGCTGCATTGGCATGTCTACTTAGGACACGTCAACACGAGCTCAGCTGAGGCCTCTTTCCTCTCAAGTCATATGACAATGGGGTGATTTCCCTACAAACCTCTTGCTAACTCTCCTCTTGTGTGCGTTTTCCTTCCCCCTGACTGCATCAGAATCTGGAAGAGGGTGTGGACAGCCTGTCCGAGTCAGCCAATCACATGCTGCTCCCGCCAACCACCAGTCTGGGAAACCTCTCCTCATTGGACATCACCAATGATGAGGAACTGCCCACAGATCCCAGCAACTCCTCTGACACGCAAGAAGAGAGTGAGTGTTGTTTGAGTGAACAAACCAGCCCAAGAACCCagtgagattaaaaaaaaaaaaagtgtgaattaTATGAAGATTACATTAGAATAcatagcttttctttttttaaacattgtgttatttaattttaattatgtCCTTTTTAATTGAGTGAACTACAAATCAGGGAAAACACTACACTCATTTGTTCTGAACTTGCAGCCAAGGTACTACCAGATCAGGACACCAGTGCTTTAAAAAACTACCTCAAGGACTTTTAAACTCATGGGATTTTATGCTGTTATACTATTTTGAAACTCTATTCTCTGTACGTGTAGTGTCCTCTTAATTTACTGTGCTCAGTTAAGGTTGTTAGCTTTAATCTGACTGTGAACTAAGCTTGTCTTTATAAATGGTGTTAACAGTAATTATAATTCTATTATTTCCCCTTCCTCCTGATCTCTGTGAACGATacatttttctctttcattGCTTCCACCTCTTCTTCCTTCCACAGTAGTTGCAGGGAAGGATTTTTCAAACATTAACATGGATTGATTTACTGCTCTTGGTGAATCtgttcttaaataaataaataagtcctTTGGAAgtgatgcagtttttttttggcAGATTGTCAGATGATTAACCTAAAATTGcctccaagatgacaaaatTGTGATATGATTGACTGGAGGTTTAAGTACAGATAGCATATTTATTAGCAGATGTTAATGTGTAAACCAGAAACTCAGTGGGCCTTCTTCACCCATTCCCCTGAATTCATTTGGCAATGAAATCCTAATCACAGCTAGAGTAAGTGTGATTATTAAAGTGTCAAATGTACCTTTTTAAAACAAACGCATGCAAGCAACGAGTCTTAATGTTTACATACAATGGCAAAAGTTttaatttaccttttttttttttttttatgcatttcttcaACGAGCACAGGATTTATAACTCAGGACAAAAACGGGGATAAATGTTTGACCACAAATATCGATTCAAAATCAAATCTAAAGAAGGTTaatcatttctgttttcttctcGACTTTTAGGTGAGGTGGAGTCGTTCTGCGCTGACCTGAGCGGGCGTCTGCACATCAACGCGGCGGTCCGCATGAGTGTAGACAAGCTGCATGACCTGCTGTTCTCTGCTGACACCCACTTCATCCAGCACCTCTTCTCCCAGCGACACTTTACTGGtaggtaaaacacacacaaatatgaatGGTCAAAACAATTTTCTTTATGGCCAAACAACTCTCATTGATTTTTAAAGATGGAATATTAAGGCACTTTTTGTTTTGGGTCATTTAACTTGTGTTTGAAAGATCTCTGTGAGCTCTTTCTCATGCTGCGGAACTGTGTTTAGCTTTGATAATGATGTGATCTTCTTACATTGCCTAGGACATAGAACTTGCATTAACTTGTTTTAATTTGTGCAGGAGAGCAAGTTTTTCCTGTTGAAACGGTGACAGTTGGAGCCCATTGTTTGTTGTTGCTCTGCTGTTACTGAAGACACTTACTCATTCTTTGTGACTGTCCCTGGAACCTGATGTTTGCTGTTAATGTTGCTACTGGGATATTTGGTGCACTGCAAGcatctgtttgtgttgttgccACATTGTTAGttattagagcccgaccgataaaggatttttaaggccgatatcgatacaaatatttggtaatttaaaaatccgatattccgatatgtcggccgatatatatttaaaaaaaaataatccagaaacgcgttacaaaacataaacagatttcccttacattagttatttgtagttatttatgagtcctcattaaagtaatatgataatgcagtttaaaaataaacttgtttgtttattgtcacaacagagcagaggaacatcaaaatatattaaagttctgatatataaaatgtataaaaattagggctgtcaaacgattaattttttcttaatcgctgaatttctatagttaatcgcgattaatcacatgttttagcacatgattaaaattctattattttacatttctgaactgtttttaagtacatattaacaatggaaagcaattcttaccagtgtatcttgattgggaatcgaatgaatgcaaagaaagttactttatgaagttgactttaagatttgtatttgtttattatttatttatttatttactataaacaaaagaaaatgtgtgaatctagtcacacatttgaatctagagtcaatatagtgtgcagtaactcctaaataatgttgattactcactgacgtccagtgatcaccggttaatgagacagcgtttgcactttgcagcagttccagtttggctgctttctctgtgtcgtacaggctgtgtatgcgtgaaactactgtcctcctcaacGGCAATgcataagacgggtcagaacatgccaaccgtagtattaagacccgagtcttctacgatgctgacagtctgcagttagttgccacccatttcgcaagagctgtgatcattttttgggatttggtttcatccacaggtcggcaactaGCACTCTCctagtcacgttaactgtactatgcttagctcgtaggtggtagctcaagcttgacgtgcttcggtgatattttaattcggctttacacaatgtgcatatggctttcgacttctGAGCCATCCAGGAGTTTTGGAacataaaaagcgccattcagaattgtgttgctgcggtctttctccatcatgcctgcagcagcaggatgtgttacgcggaaatatggcagcttgatgataagtaacggtgctgcaaagggtcaaaatagtagcctgttaagCACGACGTGAAGCCgaatgaagtgtaaaataaattaataaatggtggcatgcgattaatgtgatttttaaaaaaaataaataaaaaaatttacgtGTTATGCTCGGCACTTAATCTCATCGCGATTAActcgttaatgctgacagcgcTATattaaatacaaacttaagatatgaaacctaaaagtcctttgaacaataaaaaaaaaaaatctaagcattaccaacagggacgttgaggagcgccctctggtggacaaactatgcaacggcaacactcataacatggttgaagggtgtttcgtccgttttgttttattttttaaatattaatttattggccattataaatgccgatagtgatagtttggaaaatgcctaatatctgCACGCCGTTATATCTGTCTTACTCTATTAGTTATCCAGTAGAACACGAAAAATACACCTGCAAAAACCTCAACCTGTCATCTTTTAATCTTTGGAAACATGTTTTTGATGATGTATTTCCTTTCTAAAAATTTTTGTTGCTCGTATGAAGCAGCTGTAGTACTAATCCGTCCAGCTGATAAATACATATGTAGTGAAGTACCCCCCCATCCCCGATAGACATGCTGTAGCCCACTAGATTGTGCCACTAATGAGAGGGCCACACTAGCTGTTTACGCTGTGTTAACCACCCTCCCTTActggtttttattttctttgccaCTCTGTATTTTCATGCCCTGCTTTGTGactttacagcatttttttttatttgatagaCTGATACTTAAGGTTATCTTTGCATAACCGCTGTGTGTACTTTCTACTTTGTTCTGTAGTAGTTTAAATGAAGACAGAAGGATTGGAGTTGATTTGGCCAGTGGCTACCCCAGTTGGAAGCCCAGCCCGCTTGGGAACATTGTGTAGCTCTAATTGGGgcatttctttcttctttttctttttttttgaaggAGTGTGgatctctgtttctctctctctttcctttcaaCCCCTCTGGCTCTCTTGGTCTTTCTCCTTTTGATTTATTAAATTCTCAACCTCTCTTGTCCTTTCTTATTTTCACAAAATCACATGGGACTTTTTGCATCTTGTGCTCTCTTGATTTGCTCatgttctctgtctcttttctctctctctcttagacCTATCGGTGGGTGAATGGCAGCACGACAGCAGCAGTGGGAGTACCAGCCGTGTGCTTAGCTACACCATCGCCCTCAACAACCCCCTTGGCCCTAAGACTGCTCCTGTGGTGGAGACACAGGTCAGTCCTTGACAAACACCGGCTTTTTTTAGTTTAATTATTTAGCCCATTGGCACACAGGCTTTTCTAAAGGTAAATAACTGATACAGAAACACTGTGCTTGTTTATATCATAATGTAACATCTGCTCAGACCAAATCATTGCTgcaatacaattaaaactataaCTTCTTAAGTCCTTCAGGTTTTTTTCCCTTCAAAGCATTTAGATTTATCTTTGTTTTCAGAATCTGGCACTTAGTTCTTGCTGCAATGCTATACTGCTGCTACATTTAAACAGAGCAAAAACTGCCTGGTGGAATGTTGTGTGATTGTTGTAtatattgttgtgttttttgctcaaaaatgtaactacactgaatacagaacagaaaacagaaacgCACAGAGACTGAAGGCTGTGAAATGGTGTCATCATGGGGAGTAACGGCGCACATTTTCGGACAGTCGCTCCTGGAAGACATTCATAGTGTTTCAATCGGGTGTTCAcatgaaaagtgacaaatagTTTTAGAGAGAAGTTCAAACCTGCTTACTTTCTCACCTCTACACAGCTGGCTAATCATAGTGTGAAGTGGGCGTGATCGTCAGATTGTCGGTTTCAG
It includes:
- the gramd1a gene encoding protein Aster-A isoform X4, which codes for MFDTASNSPRSTPGSSPSLRRRVLGGGRASESEGGGEKSSVGGGGGGGGGSDSPLPSIPSASSLTSAYPLASRHFSRNAKKMQSWYNVLSPTYKQRNEDFRKLFKKLPDTERLIVDYSCALQKDILLQGRLYLSENWLCFYSNIFRWETTITILLKDVTSMTKEKTAKLIPNAIQISTDNEKHFFTSFGARDRSFMMIFRLWQNALLEKSLSPKELWHIVHQCYGTELGLTSEDDDYVSPTTEHMNGLLPGDESVSVTDLLDLSSVSVPSTGSSPPPLVPCGLARAPSATNLVGSSLPSSASCLPIEVPSSSGRRLSSDPLEPSPPSSHGSLPSTTPTNASASAPASTAASFNLEEGVDSLSESANHMLLPPTTSLGNLSSLDITNDEELPTDPSNSSDTQEESEVESFCADLSGRLHINAAVRMSVDKLHDLLFSADTHFIQHLFSQRHFTDLSVGEWQHDSSSGSTSRVLSYTIALNNPLGPKTAPVVETQTLHKSSARGECFVVDSEVITSGIPYQDYFYTVHRYCLTSINKHKSRLRVSSDICYRKQPWSLVKALIEKNTWSGIEEYYRHMESEVSKLETLMQTEVSVVTTGEAVGADAAKTPPALRRRKRTCSRRQGDKEREREGGGMGSGDRGDRGVGEERDRRDASAPYIKLGERSRGGGPNSISTILLIVSFMICISLVVLVALNMLLFYKLYALERAAHTLETWHSYSVADSPLPQTAGEWAQVLQLQRQFHQAQLSKWQQILQSSVTLLDQMKQSLEKLHRGIVVPEVQQDPPDDTLTPSVSPTEA